In one window of Chryseobacterium viscerum DNA:
- a CDS encoding META domain-containing protein, with product MKNLFLSICTAAVLASCGSMTSPSASKVGKAQPALANTKWTLADNVKGKIPTLNIEGEKITGNAGCNNYFGTASIDPSTGGFTAGQMGSTKMMCNNIGVEQNFMDMMGKANKYVISGNTLELYKDNLLLLKFNKSE from the coding sequence ATGAAAAATCTTTTTTTAAGTATATGTACAGCTGCAGTTTTGGCTTCATGTGGATCCATGACGAGCCCTTCTGCTTCTAAAGTAGGAAAGGCTCAGCCTGCTCTTGCCAATACAAAATGGACATTGGCTGACAATGTAAAAGGTAAAATCCCGACATTGAATATTGAAGGAGAGAAGATCACAGGAAATGCCGGATGTAACAACTATTTCGGAACGGCTTCAATAGATCCTTCTACAGGTGGTTTTACAGCAGGACAAATGGGATCTACAAAAATGATGTGTAATAACATCGGAGTAGAGCAGAATTTTATGGATATGATGGGAAAAGCAAATAAATATGTAATTTCCGGAAATACTTTAGAATTGTATAAAGACAATCTTTTATTATTGAAGTTCAATAAATCAGAATAA
- a CDS encoding 3-hydroxybutyryl-CoA dehydrogenase has product MKNIVVIGAGTMGNGIAHTFAQSGFKVNLVDVSQEALDRGLKTITTNLDRIIAKGNLTEEQKAETLGNITTFTALNDAAGAADLIVEAATENIDLKLKIFGQMDELAPANCILATNTSSISITKIAAATKRADKVIGMHFMNPVPIMKLVEIIKGYSTSKETFDAVYEMSKTLGKVPVEVNDYPGFVANRILMPMINESIETLYNGVAGVEEIDTVMKLGMAHPMGPLQLADFIGLDVCLAILNVMYDGFKNPKYAPNPLLVNMVTAGKLGVKSGEGFYDYSESKKAEKVSKMFLK; this is encoded by the coding sequence ATCAAAAACATTGTAGTTATCGGAGCGGGAACCATGGGAAATGGTATTGCACATACTTTCGCACAAAGCGGTTTTAAAGTAAATCTTGTAGATGTATCTCAGGAAGCTCTGGACAGAGGTTTAAAAACCATTACTACCAATCTTGACAGAATCATTGCAAAAGGAAATCTTACAGAGGAGCAAAAAGCTGAAACTTTAGGCAACATCACTACTTTTACAGCACTTAACGATGCTGCAGGTGCTGCCGACCTTATTGTAGAAGCTGCTACAGAAAATATTGATCTTAAACTGAAGATCTTTGGTCAGATGGATGAACTGGCTCCTGCAAACTGTATTCTTGCAACCAATACTTCATCTATATCTATCACAAAAATTGCAGCAGCTACCAAAAGAGCTGACAAAGTAATCGGGATGCACTTCATGAACCCGGTTCCGATTATGAAACTGGTAGAAATCATTAAAGGATATTCTACTTCCAAGGAGACTTTTGATGCAGTTTATGAAATGAGCAAAACTTTGGGTAAAGTTCCTGTAGAAGTGAATGACTATCCAGGTTTTGTGGCTAACAGAATTTTGATGCCAATGATCAATGAATCTATCGAAACGCTTTATAACGGAGTGGCTGGTGTAGAAGAAATTGATACGGTAATGAAATTGGGAATGGCACATCCGATGGGGCCGCTTCAGCTGGCAGATTTTATTGGTCTTGATGTATGCCTTGCCATCCTGAACGTAATGTATGATGGTTTCAAAAACCCGAAATATGCACCTAACCCATTGCTGGTAAATATGGTAACAGCGGGGAAACTTGGAGTAAAATCAGGTGAAGGATTCTACGATTATTCTGAAAGTAAAAAAGCTGAAAAAGTTTCAAAAATGTTTTTGAAGTAA